The genomic segment AACGCCGTCTTCAAGATCCTCGAGGGCCAGGGCGACCACGTGCAATACAGCGTGTTCTTCTGCGAATTCAACGACCGCGAGCTGGCGGAGGTGCGCGCCCGGCTCCGGCGCGAGATCAACACCACGGAAGACCAGGTCCTGCTCGTGGACCTGGGCCCGTCCGCGGCCCCGCTGGAGCACGGGATCGAGTGCCTTGGCCGGCCGTACGCCCCGTCGGTACGGACGCTCGTCGTCTAATTCGGTGGCCGGCCGGCGGTCGCGCGAGCGGTGAGGTGGTGCGTGAAACCCGGCCTGCGCTCGAAGCTGTTTGACAGCAAGGGTTTTGGGAGTGATGATTCCCACTGTGGTCCGCCACCGCGAGGCGCGTGGGAGGGGGCGCTCGCGGACGGAGCCCGAAAGCAGTATGGCCCAACGGGTTCCGAGGCGGGCTCGATCCGCGGA from the bacterium genome contains:
- the cas2 gene encoding CRISPR-associated endonuclease Cas2; the protein is MTRRHYLVSYDISDDRRRNAVFKILEGQGDHVQYSVFFCEFNDRELAEVRARLRREINTTEDQVLLVDLGPSAAPLEHGIECLGRPYAPSVRTLVV